A genome region from Hippopotamus amphibius kiboko isolate mHipAmp2 chromosome 1, mHipAmp2.hap2, whole genome shotgun sequence includes the following:
- the LOC130831314 gene encoding olfactory receptor 2A12-like — translation MQDFLLRNHSSLTEFILLGFSHNREINVILFGVFLFLYLITLLGNGLIITLIRMDSRLHTPMYFFLSVLSILDMGYVTTTVPQMLVHLVCKKKTISYLGCVAQMYIFLMLGITESWLFTIMAYDRYVAICHPLRYKVIMSPLLCGSLVAFCGFWGISCALIYTVSAMVLPYCGPNEINHFFCEVPAVLKLACTDTSLNDQVDFILGFILLLVPLSLIIIIYINIFAAILRIHSSQGRLKAFSTCASHITVVTMFSIPCMVMYMRPGSEASPDEDKKLALFYNVISAFLNPIIYSLRNKDVKRAFLKVTGWGNTPE, via the coding sequence ATGCAGGACTTCCTCTTGAGAAACCACAGCTCCCTTACTGAATTCATTCTGTTAGGGTTCTCTCATAACAGAGAGATAAATGTTATTCTCTTCGGtgtcttccttttcctctacCTCATCACCCTTCTTGGCAATGGGCTTATTATCACCTTGATACGCATGGACTCCCgtctccacacacccatgtatttttttcttagtgtacTATCTATTCTGGATATGGGCTATGTCACCACCACAGTGCCTCAGATGCTGGTACATCTGGTTTGCAAGAAAAAGACCATTTCCTACCTTGGGTGTGTGGCCCAGATGTACATCTTCCTGATGCTAGGAATCACAGAATCTTGGCTTTTCACAATCATGGCTTATGACAGGTATGTGGCCATTTGCCATCCCCTGAGATATAAAGTCATCATGAGTCCTTTACTGTGTGGGTCACTGGTGGCCTTCTGTGGGTTCTGGGGTATTAGTTGTGCCCTGATATACACTGTCTCTGCTATGGTTCTTCCCTATTGTGGACCCAATGAGATAAATCACTTCTTCTGTGAAGTACCTGCAGTCTTGAAGTTGGCCTGTACAGACACATCTCTCAATGACCAGGTGGACTTCATCTTGGGCTTCATCCTTCTATTGGTCCCATTGTCCCTCATCATCATTATCTACATCAATATATTTGCTGCCATCTTGAGAATCCACTCATCCCAAGGGCGACTCAAGGCCTTTTCCACTTGTGCCTCCCACATCACTGTGGTCACTATGTTCTCTATTCCATGCATGGTTATGTACATGCGACCTGGCTCTGAGGCTTCCCCAGACGAGGACAAGAAGCTGGCTCTGTTCTACAATGTTATCTCTGCCTTCCTCAACCCCATTATCTACAGCCTCCGGAACAAGGATGTAAAGAGGGCTTTCCTCAAAGTGACAGGCTGGGGCAACACGCCAGAATGA